One part of the Mariniflexile litorale genome encodes these proteins:
- a CDS encoding ATP-binding cassette domain-containing protein: MENQPNILLQAKNITKKFGGVIALSDVNLDVHTGKVNVIVGENGAGKSTLMKILSGVYPDYEGRLLLNNEEVNFSNPKDAMQKGIAIIHQELNLIPYLSITENIFLGRELHNVFGILDSKQMNNKTKELLTRLDCNLNPKTLVSELRVGEQQLIEIAKALLEEAKLVIMDEPTSAISDTEVESLFKIIASLKKDNVSILYISHKLDELFLIADRFIGLRDGKIVGSIENVQDAKKDDLIRLMVGRDIKNMYKKETVPFGEEVLRVENISLPKITSKSSYLIKDINFCVKKGEVLGVFGLMGAGRTELLETLFGLHANIMSGSVFIENKQVRIKSVMDAIKNGMGLVPEDRKEDGLVLQMEISKNVSMASINDVVKSGFLNSKLEALLSKKYIEALKIKTPSEKQLSGNLSGGNQQKVVLSKWLATTPKILFLDEPTRGIDVNAKNEIYHLINNLAKDGLGLVVVSSELPEIMAISDRILVLSDSRITGEFSQENFNEEAIMKAAII; the protein is encoded by the coding sequence GTGGAAAACCAACCAAACATATTATTACAAGCCAAAAATATAACTAAGAAATTTGGAGGTGTTATCGCTTTAAGCGATGTAAACCTTGACGTTCATACAGGAAAAGTGAATGTGATTGTTGGGGAAAATGGCGCAGGAAAATCGACATTGATGAAAATTTTATCTGGAGTATATCCAGATTATGAAGGGAGGCTTCTGTTAAATAATGAAGAAGTGAATTTTAGCAACCCAAAAGATGCCATGCAAAAAGGTATTGCTATTATTCATCAAGAATTAAATTTAATTCCTTATTTAAGCATTACTGAAAATATATTTTTAGGTAGAGAACTACACAATGTGTTCGGAATCTTAGATTCTAAACAAATGAACAACAAAACTAAAGAGCTACTAACTCGTTTGGATTGTAATTTGAACCCTAAAACATTGGTTTCTGAACTTAGAGTAGGTGAACAACAACTTATAGAAATAGCCAAGGCGTTATTAGAAGAAGCTAAATTGGTTATTATGGATGAACCAACATCGGCGATTTCAGATACCGAGGTTGAATCACTATTTAAAATTATTGCATCGCTTAAAAAAGACAATGTTTCCATTTTATATATCTCTCACAAATTAGATGAACTTTTTTTAATTGCAGACCGATTTATAGGTTTACGAGATGGGAAAATTGTTGGAAGTATAGAAAATGTTCAAGATGCAAAAAAGGACGACCTTATCCGATTAATGGTGGGTAGGGACATTAAAAACATGTATAAAAAAGAAACTGTTCCCTTTGGAGAAGAGGTTCTTAGAGTAGAAAATATATCGCTTCCAAAAATCACAAGTAAATCATCTTATTTAATAAAGGATATTAATTTTTGTGTTAAAAAGGGAGAAGTTCTTGGAGTATTTGGCTTAATGGGTGCAGGAAGAACAGAATTATTAGAAACACTTTTTGGATTGCATGCTAATATCATGTCAGGTTCTGTATTTATTGAAAACAAACAAGTCCGAATCAAATCGGTAATGGACGCCATTAAAAATGGTATGGGCTTAGTACCTGAAGACCGAAAAGAAGATGGTTTGGTATTACAAATGGAAATATCAAAAAACGTTAGTATGGCAAGTATTAACGACGTGGTAAAAAGTGGATTTTTAAACTCTAAACTTGAAGCACTTTTATCTAAAAAATATATTGAAGCTCTTAAAATTAAAACGCCTTCAGAGAAACAACTTTCAGGAAATTTGAGTGGTGGAAATCAACAAAAAGTAGTGCTTTCTAAATGGCTTGCTACGACACCAAAAATATTATTTCTAGATGAACCAACACGTGGCATTGATGTAAATGCAAAAAATGAGATTTATCATCTAATAAATAATTTAGCAAAAGATGGATTGGGACTCGTAGTTGTTTCTTCAGAACTTCCAGAAATTATGGCTATTTCTGATAGAATTCTAGTATTAAGCGATTCAAGAATCACTGGAGAATTCAGTCAAGAAAATTTCAATGAAGAAGCTATTATG
- a CDS encoding DUF2291 family protein, which produces MKKPVKYIVIVVILVLSLYNAVYFEPLDKVKEEQSTSVFDAKTLATDFMSNNIETLPAINVSEFLADITKGVEKYCEQKGKKLGISNDYNFIIDGNATVIAIEEEDVLVAIDDDSKQQIRIATDFIFGNAIRDGSGLADIGSFQNTMDFNTISVELNNIVRETIVPPFKQKVKEGDTLYFKGAVKVNTKSPNLQALKVIPLIIKFNN; this is translated from the coding sequence ACTTTACAATGCTGTTTATTTTGAGCCATTAGATAAAGTTAAAGAAGAACAAAGCACCAGCGTTTTTGATGCCAAAACTTTGGCAACCGATTTTATGTCTAATAATATTGAAACTCTCCCAGCTATTAATGTTTCAGAATTTCTAGCAGATATTACTAAAGGTGTGGAAAAATATTGTGAACAAAAAGGAAAAAAACTTGGAATTAGCAATGATTACAATTTTATTATTGATGGCAATGCTACAGTTATTGCTATTGAAGAAGAAGATGTTTTGGTAGCAATTGATGATGATAGCAAACAACAAATACGAATAGCAACCGATTTTATTTTTGGAAATGCCATTAGAGACGGAAGTGGTTTAGCAGATATTGGAAGTTTTCAAAATACGATGGACTTCAATACTATTTCTGTTGAGCTTAACAATATCGTAAGGGAAACTATTGTTCCACCTTTCAAACAAAAAGTAAAGGAAGGTGATACGTTATATTTTAAAGGTGCCGTTAAAGTAAATACCAAGTCTCCTAATTTGCAAGCATTAAAAGTAATTCCACTTATTATAAAATTCAATAATTAA